The Tardibacter chloracetimidivorans region CGCGACGAGCTGGATCAGCTTGTCGCGCCCTTCGACGAGTATTTCCTTGACCGCATGGACCTGAAGATCCCCGAATATGGCGCTGAGCGCGATGTGAAAGTCGGGATCGCTGTCACCGTCGCGAAAGATGATCAGGCCCTTGTCAATCCACAGAGCCTGAAGTCGATCGCGGACGGAAGCGTCGTGGAGGTCCTCGCCGCGCAGGCCCTGCACCACGCAGCCGAAGCGGTGATCGTCGATCAGGCTTAGCACGTTCATCGCCGGCCCCCAGCCTGTCGGGAACGTCGCAAATAATGAATCATCATTTTTCTGACGCTAAACAATCGGAAAGCTATTGCCAATAGCGGGCCGGTTGGCGTAAAAACTAACCTATAAACAGCTTTTCCGCGAACGATGCGGCAGAGAGGATGATATGCCGGCAAGTCCAGCCCTCAAGCCGCGATTCCAGCTACCGCAGTTCATCAAGGGCGAGACGCTGTTGGGCAGCGACCGCCAGATCGGCGATTTCGATCTTGCGGTGCCGGATCTGAACAGCCTGACATGGCCGCGGACCGAGCCCGGCCCCGCCTTTCAGGTGCCGATCAGGGAAATCATCGACGTGCTGGTCGCGACGGGTGAGCGGCTTGCCGCCGATCCGGACGGCTATCTTGCCGAGGCGCTCGAATTCAGCGCCAGCTCCTCCGATCTGGAAAGGCGGATCGTCGAGAATTCGTTCAAATCCCTGCCGGGGATGTTCACGCGGCAGGAGATCGAGCTTCGCCTCGAAGGTGAGCTGCGCAACACCGAAGCGCTGGAAGGCTGGCGCGAGGTGACACATCCTTCCGGGAAGTCAGCGAGAGTGCGGGCATTCCCGCCCCGCCTCGTCCATGTGCTCGCCGGTAACGTGCCCAGCGTGGCGGCCGTGTCGGTGATCCGGTCCGCGCTGACGAAGGGCGTGCATCTTTTCAAGCTGCCCTCGAACGACCTTTTTTCGGCGCCTGCGATCCTCCGCACGATGGCGGCGGTCGCCCCCGGGCATCCGGTGGTCCGGTCCTTTTCGGCCGTTTACTGGCGTGGCGGCGACGAGAAGATCGAAAGCTTGCTGTTCCGCCCGCAATTCTTCGACAAGCTGGTCGCCTGGGGCGGCGAAAGCGCACTGCGCAGCGCGAAAAACTATATCGGCCCGGGCTTCGAACTCGTCTCGTTCGATCCCAAGACCTCGATCTCGTTCGTGGGGCGCGAGGCATTCGAAAGTGCCGAAACCGTCGAGGCCGCCGCGAAAGCCGGAGCGCTCGACGCCACCGGCTATAACCAGACCGCGTGCGTCGCCAGCCGTTTCCAGTTCGTCGAGGGTAGCGAGGAGCAGGTCGACAGCTATTGCGAGGCGCTCCACCGCCATCTCGGCGTGCCGCATGAGACATCGTCCGAATCTGCCGGAAAGACCCCGGAGGACATCCGCGAGGAGGTCGAGGGGCTGCGCATGCTGGAGCCGATCTATCGGGTCTGGGGCAGATATGATGGCACGGGCCTGGTCGTTCGTTCGGACGAGCCGGTGGAATTCCACCCCGTCGCCAAGACCGTGAATGTCGTCAGG contains the following coding sequences:
- a CDS encoding acyl-CoA reductase, translated to MPASPALKPRFQLPQFIKGETLLGSDRQIGDFDLAVPDLNSLTWPRTEPGPAFQVPIREIIDVLVATGERLAADPDGYLAEALEFSASSSDLERRIVENSFKSLPGMFTRQEIELRLEGELRNTEALEGWREVTHPSGKSARVRAFPPRLVHVLAGNVPSVAAVSVIRSALTKGVHLFKLPSNDLFSAPAILRTMAAVAPGHPVVRSFSAVYWRGGDEKIESLLFRPQFFDKLVAWGGESALRSAKNYIGPGFELVSFDPKTSISFVGREAFESAETVEAAAKAGALDATGYNQTACVASRFQFVEGSEEQVDSYCEALHRHLGVPHETSSESAGKTPEDIREEVEGLRMLEPIYRVWGRYDGTGLVVRSDEPVEFHPVAKTVNVVRVDRLDDAIRYVTVATQTVGLFPAARKAEYRDRLASAGTQRVVTLGSAFGGIAGTAHDGFFPIHRFMRWVNDED